From the Caballeronia sp. NK8 genome, one window contains:
- a CDS encoding ABC transporter ATP-binding protein translates to MASLTLRNITKRYEETEVMRNINLDINDGEFVVFVGPSGCGKSTLMRMIAGLEDISGGELMIDNTRVNELAPAKRGIAMVFQSYALYPHMTLYDNMAFGLKLAGEKKPAIDAAVKNAAKILHIDHLLDRKPKALSGGQRQRVAIGRAITRKPKVFLFDEPLSNLDAALRVKMRLEFARLHDDLKTTMIYVTHDQVEAMTLADKIVVLSAGNIEQVGTPNTLYHAPANRFVAGFIGSPKMNFLSGTIAQVQSDGVLVKYATGETQLAGVLPGNAKVGDAVTVGIRPEHLQPNSPGAGDFGVSASAMTVETLGDAAYLYAETDVAPDGLISRIPPLEKHARGEKLKLGASAEHCHLFNAEGQAFTRKVVDSWLREHATAA, encoded by the coding sequence ATGGCTAGCCTGACACTGCGTAACATCACCAAGCGTTATGAAGAGACCGAGGTGATGCGCAACATCAACCTCGATATCAACGACGGCGAGTTCGTCGTGTTCGTGGGCCCGTCGGGCTGCGGCAAATCGACGTTGATGCGCATGATCGCGGGTCTGGAGGACATCAGCGGCGGCGAGCTGATGATCGACAACACGCGGGTGAACGAACTCGCGCCCGCCAAGCGCGGCATCGCGATGGTGTTCCAGTCGTACGCGCTGTATCCGCACATGACGCTGTACGACAACATGGCGTTCGGCCTGAAGCTCGCGGGCGAAAAGAAGCCCGCGATCGATGCGGCAGTGAAGAACGCCGCGAAGATTCTGCACATCGATCACCTGCTCGATCGCAAGCCGAAGGCGCTGTCGGGCGGTCAGCGCCAGCGCGTGGCGATCGGGCGCGCGATCACGCGCAAGCCGAAGGTGTTCCTGTTCGACGAACCGCTCTCGAACCTCGATGCCGCGCTGCGCGTAAAGATGCGCCTCGAATTCGCGCGCCTGCACGACGACCTCAAGACGACGATGATCTACGTGACGCACGATCAGGTCGAAGCGATGACGCTTGCGGACAAGATCGTCGTGCTGTCGGCGGGGAACATCGAGCAGGTCGGCACGCCGAACACGCTGTATCACGCGCCGGCGAACCGCTTCGTGGCGGGTTTCATCGGCTCGCCGAAGATGAATTTTCTGTCGGGCACGATCGCGCAGGTGCAGAGCGACGGCGTGCTCGTGAAGTACGCGACGGGCGAGACGCAGCTCGCCGGCGTGTTGCCGGGCAACGCGAAGGTGGGCGATGCGGTCACGGTCGGCATTCGTCCGGAGCACTTGCAGCCGAACTCGCCGGGAGCGGGTGATTTCGGTGTTTCCGCATCGGCGATGACGGTCGAGACGCTCGGCGACGCGGCGTATCTCTACGCCGAAACGGACGTCGCGCCGGATGGCTTGATCTCGCGCATTCCGCCGCTGGAGAAGCACGCGCGCGGCGAGAAGCTGAAGCTCGGGGCGTCGGCGGAGCATTGCCATCTGTTCAACGCGGAAGGGCAGGCGTTCACGCGCAAGGTCGTGGATTCGTGGCTGCGGGAGCATGCGACAGCGGCATGA
- a CDS encoding MOSC domain-containing protein — protein MPVLTELFVYPIKSCAGISLRRATLFDTGLEYDRHWMVTDASGGMFTQRTHPRMALIRTAFDGDDLVIDAPDMPTLRTPLRTEALTDAQPMHATVWRDTVDALDTGAYTAQWFTAFLGLPARLARFAPTARRDVSDEWTAPLAAHTRFADQFPLLVLGQASLDDLNARLSTKGAPGIAANRFRPNLVIGGLDAYEEDFVGEMQIRVPERDVRFVRLRLVKLCTRCPIPSIDQETGAPNPSWPHEPLDTMSAYRGSDQFDGALTFGKNAIIVAGEGVILEVGQEVAAEIDF, from the coding sequence ATGCCTGTCCTGACCGAACTCTTCGTCTATCCGATCAAATCCTGCGCGGGCATTTCCCTGCGCCGCGCAACGCTTTTCGACACGGGGCTCGAATACGACCGCCACTGGATGGTGACCGACGCGTCGGGCGGCATGTTCACGCAGCGCACGCATCCGCGCATGGCCTTGATCAGAACCGCGTTCGACGGCGACGATCTCGTGATCGATGCGCCGGACATGCCGACGCTGCGCACGCCCTTGCGCACCGAAGCGCTGACCGATGCGCAGCCGATGCACGCGACCGTCTGGCGCGATACCGTCGATGCGCTCGATACCGGCGCGTACACCGCGCAATGGTTCACTGCGTTTCTCGGCCTGCCCGCGCGCCTCGCGCGCTTCGCGCCGACGGCACGCCGCGATGTCAGCGACGAATGGACCGCGCCGCTTGCCGCGCATACGCGTTTCGCGGATCAATTTCCGCTGCTGGTGCTCGGCCAGGCATCGCTCGACGATCTCAACGCGCGTCTGTCGACCAAGGGCGCGCCGGGCATCGCCGCCAATCGCTTCCGGCCGAATCTCGTGATCGGCGGGCTCGATGCGTATGAGGAGGATTTCGTCGGCGAGATGCAGATTCGCGTGCCGGAACGCGACGTGCGATTTGTGCGATTACGCCTCGTGAAGCTGTGCACGCGCTGTCCGATTCCGTCGATCGATCAGGAGACGGGCGCGCCGAATCCGTCGTGGCCGCACGAGCCGCTTGACACGATGAGCGCGTATCGCGGCAGCGACCAGTTCGACGGCGCGCTGACTTTCGGCAAGAACGCGATCATCGTGGCAGGCGAGGGCGTCATCCTGGAAGTCGGGCAGGAAGTGGCAGCCGAAATCGACTTCTGA
- a CDS encoding sugar-binding transcriptional regulator: MPKSTEKLDLATRAAWLYYVAGNTQNEIAEKLQISRPVAQRLVAFAVEKNLIRVRVDHRIADCLSLAKALSDRYGLAMCEVVPIDGDAPEQIDRKLAVAGAQVMERYLFEEKPLVVSIGSGRTLKACVAQIGQLDRPQHRFVSMVGAIAQDGSSNRYDVAQQLSEKTGGKHFMLPAPLMADSETERAQWVNHRLYRIVSALAQQADVAFVGIGNVGVNCPLHEDGFITRAEVDEMMGAGAVAEWLGLPINADGKRVTSKTGARVTSLKLDTPPKRPTIGFAGGQRKREALIAALKGQWLSGLVTDELCAKAALDA; encoded by the coding sequence GTGCCCAAGTCCACTGAAAAACTCGACCTCGCAACGCGCGCAGCGTGGCTCTACTACGTCGCCGGCAACACCCAGAACGAGATTGCAGAAAAACTGCAAATCTCCCGTCCGGTGGCGCAGCGCCTCGTCGCCTTCGCCGTCGAAAAGAACCTGATCCGCGTGCGGGTCGATCATCGCATCGCCGATTGTCTGTCGCTCGCCAAGGCGCTCAGCGACCGCTACGGCCTCGCGATGTGCGAAGTCGTCCCCATCGACGGCGACGCCCCCGAGCAGATCGACCGCAAGCTCGCCGTCGCGGGCGCGCAGGTGATGGAGCGCTATCTGTTCGAAGAGAAACCGCTCGTGGTGTCGATCGGCAGCGGGCGCACGCTGAAGGCCTGTGTCGCGCAGATCGGCCAGCTGGACCGGCCGCAGCATCGTTTCGTGTCGATGGTCGGCGCCATCGCGCAGGACGGTTCGTCGAATCGCTACGACGTCGCGCAGCAGCTATCGGAAAAGACCGGCGGCAAGCACTTCATGCTGCCCGCGCCGCTCATGGCCGACAGCGAAACCGAGCGCGCACAGTGGGTCAATCACCGGCTGTATCGCATCGTCAGCGCGCTCGCGCAGCAGGCGGATGTGGCGTTCGTCGGCATCGGCAACGTGGGCGTGAACTGTCCGCTGCACGAAGACGGCTTCATCACGCGCGCGGAAGTCGACGAGATGATGGGCGCGGGCGCCGTGGCCGAATGGCTCGGGCTGCCGATCAATGCCGATGGCAAGCGCGTGACATCGAAGACCGGCGCGCGCGTGACGAGCCTCAAACTCGACACGCCGCCGAAACGCCCGACGATCGGCTTCGCGGGCGGCCAACGCAAACGCGAGGCGCTGATCGCCGCGCTGAAAGGCCAGTGGCTGTCGGGGCTCGTGACCGACGAGTTGTGCGCGAAGGCGGCACTCGACGCGTGA
- the xylB gene encoding xylulokinase has protein sequence MYLGIDLGTSEVKVLLLAADGAVIGTAGTPFTVSRPKPRWSEQNPLDWWEGTRAALFKLREKFPDEFAQVRGIGLSGQMHGAVLLDSHDNVLRPAILWNDMRSDKECAELYERAPNLHEIAGNLAMPGFTAPKLLWVAHNEPEIFKQTACVLLPKDYLRMHLTGTKVSDPSDAAGTLWLDVARRDWSDELLAACGMSRQQMPSLAEGSAPSGTLRPELAREFGLGEGVIVAAGGGDNAASAVGIGATDPGDGFLSLGTSGVLCVIGDRFRPNPASAVHAFCHAIPDRWHQMSVVLSAASCLRWVCKLTSTDEPTLLAEIEALPADVLPSAPLFLPYLSGERTPHNDPYAQGVFFGMTHATDRALLGYSVLEGVTLSLTDGLDALQSAGTQARALSMLGGGARSAYWAQMFADAFDTPTRTHGGGETGAALGAARLGWLAAGGDPATVLAKPEIKQEFTPNPQRHEMLRQRLKGFRELYQHVRPLFDPARPRLA, from the coding sequence ATGTACTTAGGCATCGACCTCGGCACCTCCGAAGTGAAAGTCCTGCTGCTCGCCGCCGATGGCGCCGTGATCGGCACGGCGGGCACGCCGTTCACCGTATCGCGTCCGAAGCCGCGCTGGTCGGAGCAGAATCCGCTCGACTGGTGGGAAGGCACGCGCGCCGCGCTCTTCAAGCTGCGCGAAAAGTTTCCCGATGAATTCGCGCAGGTGCGCGGCATCGGCCTCTCGGGCCAGATGCACGGCGCGGTGCTGCTCGATTCACACGACAACGTGCTGCGGCCCGCGATCCTCTGGAACGACATGCGCAGCGACAAGGAGTGCGCCGAACTCTACGAGCGCGCGCCGAACCTGCACGAGATCGCCGGCAATCTGGCGATGCCCGGCTTCACCGCGCCAAAGCTGCTGTGGGTCGCGCACAACGAACCGGAAATCTTCAAGCAGACCGCGTGCGTGCTGCTGCCGAAGGATTATCTGCGGATGCATCTGACGGGCACGAAGGTATCCGATCCGTCGGACGCGGCCGGCACGTTGTGGCTCGACGTCGCGCGTCGCGACTGGTCCGACGAGCTGCTCGCCGCGTGCGGCATGTCGCGCCAGCAGATGCCGTCGCTGGCCGAGGGCAGTGCGCCTTCGGGCACGTTGCGTCCCGAGCTCGCGCGCGAGTTCGGCCTGGGCGAAGGCGTGATCGTCGCGGCGGGCGGCGGCGACAATGCCGCGAGCGCGGTGGGCATCGGCGCGACCGATCCGGGCGATGGCTTTCTCTCGCTCGGCACGTCGGGCGTGCTGTGCGTGATCGGCGATCGTTTCCGGCCGAATCCGGCGTCGGCGGTGCATGCGTTCTGCCACGCGATTCCGGATCGCTGGCATCAGATGAGCGTGGTGTTGTCGGCGGCGAGCTGTCTGCGCTGGGTGTGCAAGCTGACGTCGACGGACGAGCCTACGTTGCTCGCGGAAATCGAAGCCTTGCCTGCCGATGTGCTGCCTTCGGCGCCGCTCTTTCTGCCGTATCTGAGCGGCGAGCGCACGCCGCACAACGATCCGTACGCGCAAGGTGTGTTCTTCGGCATGACCCATGCGACCGATCGCGCCTTGCTTGGCTATTCTGTGCTCGAAGGCGTGACGCTCTCGCTGACCGATGGTCTCGATGCGCTGCAATCGGCGGGTACGCAGGCGCGGGCGTTGTCGATGCTCGGCGGTGGTGCACGCAGCGCGTACTGGGCGCAGATGTTCGCCGATGCTTTCGATACCCCGACTCGCACGCACGGTGGCGGCGAAACCGGTGCGGCGCTGGGCGCAGCGCGGCTCGGGTGGCTCGCAGCGGGGGGCGATCCGGCGACGGTGCTCGCCAAGCCCGAGATCAAGCAGGAGTTCACGCCGAACCCGCAGCGGCATGAGATGCTTCGGCAGCGGTTGAAAGGGTTTCGGGAGCTTTATCAGCATGTGAGGCCGTTGTTCGATCCGGCGCGGCCGAGGTTGGCTTGA
- the dalD gene encoding D-arabinitol 4-dehydrogenase: MTSEANVILHIGAGSFHRAHQAWYLHRLIETGDTRWSLAVGNIRGDMNAVLDALAAQNGEYTLETVTPKGEREYETIRAIRKVVPWSADLSALIATGADPACRIVSFTVTEGGYYLDEHDKLDTANPDLAADLKGAKTTIYGALAAILDARMKSGAGPVSLQNCDNLRSNGDRFKAGMLEFLERRGEHALREWMIANTSCPNAMVDRITPRPTPDVAERVKAATGFDDRAPVMGEKFIQWVIEDNFIAGRPAWEKVGAEMVESVHPYEEAKIRILNASHSCIAWAGTLVGLQYIHEGTQDLEIRALADAYVTDDVIPCLTPSPIDLAKYRDVVLDRFSNPYIKDTNQRVAADGFSKLPGFIAPTLSECFARNVDPDSTAILPALFFRFLERWHEDKLPYAYQDGVMDPAVAHGFFTAPDPIKAFTGDKLLWGSMAQTEGLERVMRNAIAKVDAWLANRP; this comes from the coding sequence ATGACTAGCGAAGCCAACGTGATCCTGCACATCGGCGCCGGGTCTTTTCATCGCGCGCATCAGGCGTGGTATCTGCATCGACTGATCGAGACAGGCGATACGCGCTGGTCGCTCGCCGTCGGCAATATTCGCGGCGACATGAACGCGGTGCTCGACGCGCTGGCCGCGCAGAACGGCGAATACACGCTGGAAACCGTCACGCCGAAGGGCGAGCGCGAGTACGAAACCATCCGCGCGATCAGGAAGGTCGTGCCGTGGTCGGCGGACCTGAGCGCGCTCATCGCGACGGGCGCGGATCCGGCGTGCAGAATCGTGTCCTTCACCGTCACCGAAGGCGGCTACTACCTCGACGAGCACGACAAGCTCGACACGGCCAACCCCGATCTCGCCGCCGACCTCAAAGGCGCGAAGACGACTATTTACGGCGCGCTTGCCGCCATCCTCGATGCGCGCATGAAGAGCGGCGCGGGCCCGGTCTCGCTGCAGAATTGCGACAACCTGCGCAGCAACGGCGACCGCTTCAAGGCGGGCATGCTCGAATTTCTGGAGCGGCGCGGCGAGCACGCGCTGCGCGAGTGGATGATCGCGAACACGTCGTGTCCGAACGCGATGGTCGACCGCATCACGCCACGTCCGACGCCCGATGTCGCTGAGCGCGTGAAGGCCGCGACGGGCTTCGACGATCGCGCGCCGGTGATGGGCGAAAAGTTCATCCAGTGGGTGATCGAGGACAACTTCATTGCCGGGCGGCCCGCGTGGGAGAAGGTCGGCGCGGAGATGGTGGAATCGGTGCATCCGTACGAGGAGGCGAAAATCCGCATCCTCAATGCGAGCCATAGCTGCATCGCGTGGGCGGGCACGCTCGTCGGCTTGCAATATATCCACGAAGGCACGCAGGACCTGGAAATCCGCGCGCTCGCGGATGCCTACGTCACCGATGACGTGATTCCCTGCCTAACACCGAGCCCGATCGATCTCGCGAAGTATCGCGATGTCGTGCTCGACCGCTTCAGCAATCCGTATATCAAGGACACGAACCAGCGCGTCGCCGCCGATGGCTTCTCGAAGCTCCCCGGCTTCATCGCGCCGACGCTCTCCGAATGCTTCGCGCGCAACGTCGATCCGGATTCGACCGCCATCCTGCCCGCGCTCTTCTTCCGCTTCCTCGAACGCTGGCACGAAGACAAGCTGCCTTATGCGTATCAGGATGGCGTGATGGACCCGGCTGTCGCGCACGGCTTCTTCACGGCGCCGGATCCGATCAAGGCATTCACCGGCGACAAGCTCCTGTGGGGCAGCATGGCGCAGACCGAAGGGCTGGAGCGCGTGATGCGCAACGCGATCGCGAAGGTCGATGCGTGGCTTGCGAATCGACCGTAA
- a CDS encoding FGGY-family carbohydrate kinase: MDYVIGIDIGTQSTKALLVDTSGAIVAQHSSAYHPDTPKPLWAEQWASVWFDAVTACIAGVVSKAREKGVAASDVKALCVSSLYGGSGIPVDENMEPLYPCLIWMDRRATAEVEWVREHVDMKRLQTITGNGVDSYYGFTKMLWLRNHQPDVWQKTRYFLPPNAFVIQRLTGELAVDHSSAGNLGGVYDVAARAWSQDALDMLGIPASMMPQRLVESSEVVGGLAPEWAGKLGLAAGTPVVAGGVDAAVATFAAGVTKAGHHVAMIGTSMCWGYINQTVDASHGLVSMPHVYNGKHDLYVFGGASTAGQCVAWYRDQFCQGEIAAAKALPHGDPHRLLEEAASQVAAGSDGVVFLPYLMGERSPVWDAHASGTFVGLNLFHTRATLYRAVLEGVAFALKHNMEAGRRGAQSLDDRLIVVGGAAHSDLWMQIIADVTGYPVLSIEQDVEAAMGAALLAALGAGLVSRETAEGGWVTLIERARPEQARERVYAERFEVYREIYPALKPLMHRLRG, from the coding sequence ATGGATTACGTGATCGGCATCGACATCGGCACACAGAGCACGAAGGCGTTGCTCGTCGATACCAGCGGCGCGATCGTCGCGCAGCATTCGAGCGCCTATCATCCGGACACGCCGAAGCCCTTGTGGGCGGAGCAGTGGGCGTCGGTGTGGTTCGATGCCGTGACGGCGTGCATCGCGGGCGTCGTGTCGAAGGCGCGGGAAAAGGGCGTCGCGGCAAGCGATGTCAAGGCGCTTTGCGTGAGCAGTCTCTACGGCGGCTCGGGCATTCCCGTCGACGAGAACATGGAGCCGCTTTATCCGTGTCTCATCTGGATGGACCGGCGCGCGACGGCGGAGGTCGAGTGGGTGCGCGAGCATGTCGACATGAAGCGTCTGCAAACGATCACGGGCAACGGCGTGGACAGTTACTACGGGTTCACGAAGATGCTCTGGCTGCGCAATCACCAGCCCGACGTATGGCAGAAGACGCGCTATTTTCTGCCGCCCAATGCGTTCGTGATCCAGCGTCTGACGGGTGAACTGGCCGTCGATCATAGTTCGGCGGGGAACCTCGGCGGCGTGTATGACGTCGCGGCGCGCGCATGGTCGCAGGACGCGCTCGACATGCTCGGCATACCCGCTTCGATGATGCCGCAGCGGCTCGTCGAATCGTCGGAAGTGGTGGGCGGGCTCGCGCCGGAGTGGGCCGGCAAGCTGGGTCTGGCGGCGGGCACGCCGGTCGTCGCGGGTGGCGTCGATGCGGCCGTCGCGACCTTCGCGGCGGGCGTCACGAAGGCGGGTCATCACGTCGCGATGATCGGCACCAGCATGTGCTGGGGCTATATCAACCAGACGGTCGATGCGAGTCACGGGCTCGTGTCGATGCCGCATGTGTACAACGGCAAGCACGATCTGTATGTGTTCGGCGGCGCGAGCACGGCGGGGCAGTGTGTGGCGTGGTATCGCGATCAGTTTTGCCAGGGGGAGATCGCCGCGGCGAAGGCGCTGCCGCATGGCGATCCGCATCGCTTGCTGGAAGAGGCCGCGTCGCAGGTTGCGGCGGGTTCGGATGGCGTCGTGTTTCTGCCTTATCTGATGGGCGAGCGCAGCCCGGTCTGGGATGCCCACGCGAGCGGCACGTTCGTCGGGCTCAATCTGTTTCATACGCGTGCGACGCTTTATCGTGCGGTGCTCGAAGGGGTTGCGTTTGCGTTGAAGCACAACATGGAGGCGGGGCGCCGTGGAGCGCAGTCGCTGGATGACCGGTTGATCGTCGTGGGCGGCGCGGCGCATTCGGATCTGTGGATGCAGATCATCGCGGATGTGACCGGGTATCCGGTGCTGTCGATTGAGCAGGACGTCGAAGCGGCGATGGGTGCGGCGTTGCTGGCGGCGCTGGGGGCGGGGCTCGTGTCGAGGGAGACCGCCGAAGGCGGGTGGGTGACGTTGATCGAGCGGGCTCGGCCGGAGCAGGCGCGGGAGAGGGTCTATGCGGAACGCTTCGAGGTTTATCGGGAGATCTATCCGGCGTTGAAGCCGCTGATGCATCGGTTGAGGGGGTGA
- a CDS encoding EAL domain-containing protein, with product MIAPSLPELVARAAEHPFLGAHVVLGENEHAGEAIAHYRDLCISSAYEPIFDVGTHSFPQTLSASPESAERFGDELGVQALTLIQGDAPRDPFGQLEDDRELVALDRLSRALHAFNFFGPHRPGLLFLRVHERLLKSVKYDHGLHFSSVLTEFGMSPSRVVIELPAAAVAHKTFLGYLTKSYQHYGFKVAGNLPNAGQIMAVSDMARLDFIKMDAGAALRDSVVKHLVAYAHRLRIPLIFSNVCDEAQFNALQQFDVHFVQGPVFDSHPVLGGR from the coding sequence ATGATCGCCCCGTCCCTGCCTGAACTCGTCGCCCGCGCCGCGGAACATCCGTTTCTTGGCGCGCATGTCGTGCTCGGCGAGAACGAGCATGCGGGCGAGGCGATCGCGCATTACCGCGACTTGTGCATTTCGAGCGCTTACGAGCCGATCTTCGATGTCGGCACGCATAGTTTTCCGCAGACCTTGAGCGCATCGCCGGAGAGCGCCGAGCGGTTCGGCGATGAGCTCGGCGTGCAGGCGCTGACCCTGATTCAGGGCGATGCGCCGCGCGATCCTTTCGGGCAACTGGAAGACGATCGCGAGCTGGTCGCGCTGGACCGGCTATCGCGTGCGCTGCATGCGTTCAACTTCTTCGGGCCGCATCGGCCGGGCTTGCTCTTCTTGCGTGTGCATGAGCGGCTTTTGAAGAGCGTGAAGTATGACCATGGGCTGCACTTCTCTTCGGTGCTGACGGAGTTCGGGATGAGCCCGTCACGGGTGGTGATCGAATTGCCTGCGGCGGCGGTCGCGCACAAGACGTTTCTTGGGTATCTCACCAAGAGCTATCAACACTACGGGTTCAAGGTCGCGGGGAATTTGCCCAATGCAGGGCAGATCATGGCGGTGTCGGATATGGCGCGGCTCGACTTCATCAAGATGGATGCGGGGGCGGCCCTGCGGGATTCAGTGGTGAAGCATCTGGTGGCTTATGCGCATCGGTTGAGGATTCCGCTCATCTTTTCCAATGTCTGCGATGAAGCGCAGTTCAATGCGTTGCAGCAGTTCGATGTGCATTTTGTGCAGGGGCCGGTTTTTGATTCGCATCCGGTGTTGGGTGGGCGGTAG
- the hmgA gene encoding homogentisate 1,2-dioxygenase, translating into MPTFETHTDANQHYQSGFANDFATEALPGALPIGRNSPQRAAYGLYAEQLSGTAFTAPRAHNRRSWLYRIRPGAVHKPFTRVPADALRAKLVANFADVPATPPNQLRWDPLPMPAAPTDFIDGWVTMAGNGAAEAMSGCAIHLYAANRSMQDRFFYNSDGELLIVPQQGRLAIATELGKVDVEPYEIAVIPRGVRFSVALPDGEARGYICENFGALLQLPDLGPIGSNGLANPRDFLTPHAAYEDREGRFELVTKMNGVLWRADIGHSPLDVVAWHGNYAPYKYDLRHFNTIGSISFDHPDPSIFLVLQSPSDTPGVDTIDFVIFPPRWLAAEDTFRPPWFHRNVASEFMGLVHGVYDAKAEGFVPGGASLHNCMSGHGPDAETFEKASKSDTSKPAKVDATMAFMFETRTLIKPTQFALETAQLQANYYECWQGLTKHFNPEQR; encoded by the coding sequence ATGCCAACGTTCGAGACGCACACGGACGCGAACCAGCACTATCAATCCGGCTTCGCCAACGACTTCGCCACTGAGGCGCTGCCGGGCGCGCTGCCGATCGGCCGCAACTCGCCGCAACGCGCCGCCTACGGCCTCTATGCCGAGCAGCTTTCGGGTACCGCCTTCACCGCGCCGCGCGCGCACAATCGCCGCTCGTGGCTCTATCGCATCCGGCCGGGCGCGGTGCACAAGCCGTTCACGCGCGTGCCCGCCGACGCGCTGCGCGCGAAGCTCGTCGCCAATTTCGCCGACGTGCCCGCGACCCCGCCCAATCAACTCCGCTGGGACCCGCTGCCGATGCCCGCCGCGCCGACCGACTTCATCGACGGCTGGGTGACGATGGCCGGCAACGGCGCCGCCGAAGCGATGTCCGGCTGCGCGATTCACCTTTACGCGGCGAACCGCTCGATGCAGGACCGCTTCTTCTACAACAGCGACGGCGAATTGCTGATCGTGCCGCAGCAAGGCCGCCTCGCGATTGCGACCGAACTCGGCAAGGTGGATGTCGAGCCGTACGAGATCGCGGTGATTCCGCGCGGCGTGCGCTTTTCGGTGGCATTGCCCGACGGCGAAGCGCGCGGCTACATCTGCGAGAACTTCGGCGCGCTGCTGCAGTTGCCGGATCTCGGGCCGATCGGCTCGAACGGACTCGCGAATCCACGCGACTTCCTCACGCCACACGCCGCCTATGAAGACCGCGAAGGCAGATTCGAACTCGTCACCAAGATGAACGGTGTGCTGTGGCGCGCGGATATCGGTCATTCGCCGCTCGATGTCGTCGCGTGGCACGGCAACTACGCGCCGTACAAGTACGATCTGCGCCACTTCAACACCATCGGCTCGATCAGCTTCGACCATCCCGATCCGTCGATCTTCCTCGTGCTGCAATCGCCGAGCGACACGCCGGGCGTCGACACGATCGACTTCGTGATCTTCCCGCCGCGCTGGCTCGCAGCCGAAGATACGTTCCGCCCGCCGTGGTTCCATCGCAATGTCGCGAGCGAGTTCATGGGCCTCGTGCACGGCGTCTACGATGCGAAGGCCGAAGGCTTCGTGCCCGGCGGCGCGAGTCTGCACAACTGCATGTCGGGGCACGGGCCGGATGCGGAGACCTTCGAGAAGGCGTCGAAGAGCGATACCTCGAAGCCCGCGAAGGTCGATGCCACGATGGCCTTCATGTTCGAGACGCGCACGCTCATCAAGCCGACGCAGTTCGCGCTCGAAACCGCGCAGTTGCAGGCGAACTACTACGAGTGCTGGCAAGGCCTCACGAAACACTTCAACCCGGAGCAACGATGA